ACATAtatgttgttaattttaatttactttagaaataaatgtttgattgtGTGCTCTATATTGTAGTTTCTTTTTTAGTCCTTGTTTTTTCGAGGGAAAAATCCTTTTGGATTCCCGGCTTTTCTGGGGCCAAAACCGAGTTTAGTGGTGCTGCCTGCCACCAATCAACCTGGTAACCTTTCGATGTGTGGATGGAGGAACTCTGGGACCTTAAATACTCTCTAGtcctatataataatacatacctaTGACCTCAATaccaaacaatataaaataaagagaaCATTTAATGCAATTGCAACGTTAAAGACTCAATCTTTCGTCGATAAATTTAttctgtaagtatttttttttacattctcTCTGGCTAGTCTACGTACCGAAAAGTTTGAAAAATCTTTTGCAGAAGACCACTtgcaaataaaactatttttattgaaaaatcagtagctaacatttatttgtataccCCATTAGATGGTTTAAATAAGCCAGTGCTAAAATAGCATCTTTCAATTTATCTTCACTCCACACATAAGTCCTTCCAGCGAAGTCTTTAGCCGCTTGTTCGAACTccaattgttttttgtttatttcggAAGCTACCTTTGCTGCTGCGAAAAAAACTACTGCTTCAGTTTTGTATGTCTCTGGATCTGCTGTCACTTCTCTATGGATGTCTGGATCACATTTTTCTAGGAGTAGATTGTTACATTCTTTTCTTATTAGTGCTCTTATCTGAAATAGTAGAGAAATGAATAAGTTTCAAGTTTGAGTAAAAATGAGTTATTGTTTGTTGGTCTCACTAAAACTCGAGAAAGGTTAGACCGATTTGGCTAtttaacgttttaaaaaatatttgttacgaaCTAACACTTCAGTTAAGACACATACAGgcagtttaaaattttaaaatatgtaaaaagaaaggtaaattgtaaaatcaTTGTAAACCCGAGCGGGGCCGCACGGTTTaacagtatgtatgtattaatattataagtatactaGGCATAAGTTAGCAGATCTCGAGTTCAACTCCTGAGtcgaagaaaatataataagtattaaatttttGGGATATATCTTACgttatcagttttatttttgatatcaaTGATTAATTGCTTGGTCATCTCAAT
Above is a window of Anticarsia gemmatalis isolate Benzon Research Colony breed Stoneville strain chromosome 2, ilAntGemm2 primary, whole genome shotgun sequence DNA encoding:
- the LOC142978614 gene encoding uncharacterized protein LOC142978614, which gives rise to METTVLRLLMPLVVCMNVVYSDNLPKYIAAQSELEDAREALENNIVSMEGEIPSADDPRRHYTVILHVLQSQAFANVGCDESYYNEHYQHDIDALALEGAYKPQKTIEMTKQLIIDIKNKTDNIRALIRKECNNLLLEKCDPDIHREVTADPETYKTEAVVFFAAAKVASEINKKQLEFEQAAKDFAGRTYVWSEDKLKDAILALAYLNHLMGYTNKC